The Primulina eburnea isolate SZY01 chromosome 13, ASM2296580v1, whole genome shotgun sequence genome includes a region encoding these proteins:
- the LOC140809405 gene encoding glucose-1-phosphate adenylyltransferase large subunit 1-like codes for MMDACCHFGTLSRGGFVNGGNGFWGEKIRGSLNNCWMNQWGNGLNLEKKERKIKPGVAYSVLTRENIQETLTVQAPKFERRNANPKNVAAIILGGGAGTQLFPLTSKAATPAVPVGGCYRLIDIPMSNCINSGINKIFVLTQFNSASLNRHIFRTYTGNGLNFGDGFVEVLAATQTAGDTGKQWFQGTADAVRQFIWVFEDAKAKDVDNILILSGDHLYRMDYMDFVQNHIDRNADLTLSCAAVDDSRASDFGLVKIDNRGRITQFAEKPWGADKKAMQVDTSIIGLSPLQAAKSPYIASMGVYAFRTDILLNLLRWRYPNSNDFGSEIIPAAIKEYNVQAYVFRDYWEDIGTIKSFYEANLALTDEFPKFEFYDPKTPFYTSPRFLPPTKIDKCKIKDAIISHGCFLRECIVEHSIVGERSRLDSGVELKDTLMMGADNYQTEPEIASLLAQGKVPMGIGRDTKIRNCIIDKNARIGKNVIIMNKDGVQEGNRQEEGFCIRSGITVILEKATINDGTVI; via the exons atgatggaTGCTTGCTGCCATTTTGGAACTTTGAGCAGAGGTGGATTTGTTAATGGAGGTAATGGATTTTGGGGAGAGAAGATTAGAGGgagtttgaataattgttgGATGAATCAATGGGGAAACGGTTTGAATCTTGAGAAGAAGGAAAGGAAGATCAAACCTGGGGTTGCTTATTCTGTACTCACCAGAGAAAACATCCAAGAAACTCTG ACTGTCCAGGCACCAAAATTCGAGAGGCGCAATGCGAATCCGAAGAATGTGGCAGCAATAATTCTTGGAGGAGGTGCAGGCACGCAGCTTTTCCCTCTTACAAGCAAAGCCGCAACACCGGCT GTTCCAGTAGGAGGATGTTATAGGCTGATCGATATACCGATGAGCAACTGTATCAACAGTGGCATCAACAAGATCTTTGTTCTGACACAGTTCAATTCTGCTTCCCTCAATCGTCACATCTTTCGAACCTATACTGGAAACGGTCTCAACTTTGGTGATGGATTCGTTGAG GTTTTGGCTGCTACTCAAACGGCCGGAGATACGGGAAAACAGTGGTTCCAAGGAACCGCAGATGCTGTCAGGCAATTTATATGGGTATTTGAG GACGCAAAGGCAAAAGACGTCGACAACATATTGATACTATCAGGGGATCACCTTTATAGGATGGATTATATGGACTTTGTTCAG AACCATATTGACCGAAATGCGGATCTCACTCTTTCATGCGCAGCTGTGGATGACAG CCGAGCATCGGATTTTGGACTGGTGAAGATTGATAACCGAGGAAGAATAACCCAATTTGCCGAAAAACCTTGGGGAGCTGATAAGAAAGCAATG CAAGTGGATACGTCTATCATAGGACTGTCGCCTCTCCAAGCAGCAAAATCTCCATACATCGCTTCAATGGGTGTCTATGCATTTAGGACAGACATTTTATTAAATCTCCTGAGGTGGAGATATCCAAATTCAAATGACTTTGGATCGGAAATAATACCCGCTGCTATAAAAGAATACAACGTGCAA GCATATGTATTCAGAGACTATTGGGAGGATATTGGAACGATAAAATCGTTCTACGAAGCTAATCTAGCTCTTACCGATGAg TTTCCTAAGTTTGAGTTTTACGATCCAAAGACTCCTTTCTATACGTCTCCTCGTTTCTTACCACCAACCAAAATCGACAAATGCAAG ATTAAGGATGCAATAATCTCACACGGGTGTTTCTTACGAGAATGCATAGTCGAACACTCGATTGTGGGCGAGCGCTCTCGTTTAGACAGCGGTGTGGAACTGAAG GATACATTAATGATGGGGGCCGATAATTACCAAACAGAACCTGAAATCGCCTCCCTCCTCGCACAAGGGAAAGTTCCCATGGGGATAGGTAGAGATACAAAAATCAG GAACTGTATTATTGACAAGAATGCAAGAATAGGGAAAAACGTGATCATCATGAACAAAGAT GGTGTTCAAGAAGGTAACAGACAGGAAGAAGGATTCTGTATTCGTTCAGGGATCACCGTCATACTCGAGAAGGCAACGATCAACGATGGAACAGTCATATAA